The Lacerta agilis isolate rLacAgi1 chromosome 5, rLacAgi1.pri, whole genome shotgun sequence genome has a segment encoding these proteins:
- the LOC117046386 gene encoding LOW QUALITY PROTEIN: myeloid leukemia factor 1-like (The sequence of the model RefSeq protein was modified relative to this genomic sequence to represent the inferred CDS: inserted 1 base in 1 codon) has product MGKGLTEGMHSFVAVSFFSPFNIIFRDPFAAHNDHMRRFLSEPFGRDPFLSIKXGGEGAVHHRGRPDSQVALRDNHKTMSCSLMPFGSFGGMAASFPLMPFGSFGGMAMSFPLMPFGCFGGMNMDFRDHFSAMDRMMSNMRNSMMELHRNFDKMALDPNGHSFSSSSVMTYSKKGDEPPKVFQASAQTRVAPGGIKETRKALKDSESGLEKMSIGHHIQDRAHVVQKAKNNKTGDEELNQEFVNLDEDEARAFDEQWQKEILRYKPSGTRNGIDAPRHRNSHHISKEDATGGCFFGGRNNSGSMT; this is encoded by the exons ATGGGCAAGGGACTCACAGAAGGCATGCATTCATTTGTTG ctgtttctttcttctccccctttAATATTATCTTTAGGGATCCATTTGCCGCACACAATGATCATATGCGTCGTTTCTTATCTGAACCTTTTGGACGAGATCCATTCCTCTCAATTA ATGGTGGGGAAGGAGCTGTACATCATAGAGGACGTCCTGATTCTCAGGTTGCTTTAAGAGACAATCACAAG ACGATGAGCTGTTCCCTTATGCCTTTTGGCAGTTTTGGTGGCATG GCAGCGAGTTTTCCGCTTATGCCTTTTGGCAGTTTTGGTGGCATG GCAATGAGTTTCCCTCTTATGCCATTTGGCTGTTTTGGTGGCATG AACATGGATTTCAGGGATCATTTCTCTGCAATGGACAGAATGATGTCAAACATGAGAAACAGTATGATGGAATTGCACAGAAATTTT GATAAAATGGCACTTGATCCAAATGGTCACTCGTTCAGTTCTTCCTCAGTGATGACTTATTCCAAGAAGGGTGATGAACCTCCAAAGGTTTTCCAGGCTTCAGCTCAGACACGTGTGGCTCCAGGAGGG attaAAGAAACCAGAAAAGCACTTAAAGATTCTGAAAGTGGGCTTGAAAAAATGTCTATTGGTCATCACATTCAAGATCGTGCTCATGTTGTTCAGAAGGCCAAGAACAACAAAACTGGTGATGAGGAACTGAATCAAGAATTTGTCAATTTAGATGAAG ATGAAGCTCGTGCATTTGATGAACAATGGCAGAAGGAGATTCTGAGGTACAAGCCCTCAGGAACAAGAAATGGTATAGATGCACCAAGACATAGAAACAGCCATCACATAAGCAAGGAAGACGCAACAGGAG GCTGTTTCTTCGGAGGACGCAATAATTCTGGATCAATGACTTAA